The sequence GTGTTTCAAAAATGGCAGATGTTTCAGAAAAAGCAGTTTTGGGAAAAGATGTTTATGTTGATTCGTTCGTGAAAATAGATGAGGGAGCAAAAATAGGTGCTGGAGCAAGAATTTATTCTGGAGTACATATTGGTAAGAATGCAGTTGTGGGTAATAACACTGTAGTTTTTGCCAATGTTTCTATTTATCATGAGGTCATAATTGGAAATAATTGCCTCATCCATTCTGGCGCGGTAATTGGTGCTGATGGGTTTGGATTTGAAAAAAACCAATTAAAGCAGTGGGACAAAGTTGCGCAGATTGGCAAGGTTATCATTGGGAACGACGTGGAAATAGGGGCTAATACTTGTGTTGATAGAGGGTGCCTCCAAGATACAGTTATTATGGATGGGGTTAAATTAGACAACTTGATTCAAATAGCTCATAATTGTTTTATAGGGAAACATAGCTTATTGTCCTCAGTTTGTGCTATTGCAGGTAGTACAACAATCGGTGACTATAATCTGTTTGCAGGTGATGTGGGGACAGCTGGGCATGTTAAAACTGGAAATGATGTGACTGCGATGGCGAGGTCTGGCATAACGAAGGATATTTCCGATGGGCAAGTCGTTAGAGGTTTTCCAGCAGGCCCACAGAGGGAAGTAATAAAGGAAGAAGCTGTATTAAGAAGGTTAATAAAAGAAAGAATGAAGACCACTAGTTTATCGTAATGGTAGGGTTGACTGGAAATGTGTGATAAGAATAAGTCTACTTTAGGCGATGTGCTGAGTTTGTCGAAGTAGGATTTAGGAGCTAAAAATATAAGGAGGAAAAAGAATGAAAAAGGTAATTATTGCATTATTAATGATAGGAGCGATGGGTTGGTCTGTGCCATCAATGGCGGGGACAAATGGTTTAATACATATGCCAGCTGCAGTTGCTGTTCAATACAAGGAATATGATTTAGGCGTTAATTTTCAAAATTCACAAACAGCTAAAACTGGTCAATATTTTGCAAATCTTGGGATTCTTGATGGGTTTGAACTGGGGTTTATTGGAAACACCCAACAAGAAGGTGTGTTTGTTAATGTAAAGTACTATATGTTAAGCGATAAAAGTGAGTATCCGTTGGGTTTAGCTACAGGGATAACAGGACTTACTTCATATTCCAATACTAATCTTTATATGGTGGTGAGCAAAGCTTTCCCTAATAAATTATCAGGGCATTTTGGGTTTAGATCAAACTTGAACTCAGCCACAATTAAAGCAGAAGTTATGTTTGGAGTAGAGATGAAGATGGGTGAGCAATTGAATTTTGTTTCAGATATTATAGGCTCTGATACAGCTTGGGACCTTTCTGCAGGCTTAAGAATTAAACTATCCGAGGATTTAATGCTTAATGGTTATCTAGAAGATATCCTTAATTCCAATGACGCTAAGTTCACTTTGGGATTTTCTTATCATGGTATTCTTTAATAAAAACTGATGGGATTTACCTTAGAACAAGCAGTTGAAATAGAGAGTGTGGGCATTCACTCAGGACAAAATGTGAAAATGAGACTATTGCCTTACCAAGGTGGAATTGTTTTTGTTCATATGACGACCGGCACAGAGATTCCCCTTTCTATTGAAAATGTTATTCCTATTTCTTTAGGCACAAACCTTAACAAGGGGAATGTGTGGATTCGCACCATTGAACATCTTTGTGCTGTTTTATGGGCACTGAGTATAACCGACTTGAAAATAGAGCTGGAGGGTGACGAGATACCGATTGCGGATGGAAGTGGGAAAATTTTTTGGGATAAACTTGTGGCAGCTGGAAGAAAAGTTACGAATACAGAGTCAAAAGTATTAACTTTGAAGGAGCCAATGATAAGATTTTATGACAATGATATTTTTTTAATGGCTTTTCCGAGTGATGAATTGACCATTAATTATACAATTAATTTTCCTCATGTTCCCATTAAAGCTCAAAACTTTATTTTTAGGGGTAGGCAATTTTTTGAGTCAGAGATTCTTCATTGTCGCACCTTTGGCAATGCAGAGGATCTAGCCAAACTACATGCTGATGGTAAAGCATTGGGTGCTGGCGTTGATAACTGTTTAGCCTATGATAATAAGGGCTTTATTAATGAACCAAGGTTTGAGAACGAGTCTGTTCGACACAAGATTCTTGATTTGTTAGGAGATTTATATGCTTCTGGTTATGATGTACGGGCCAAGATTATTGCCTATAAGACTAGCCATAATATCAATAATCAATTTTTGAAAGAGTTATTACAAACTTTGGGGTAGCTTTATTTTCTGGAGAACACAGTTAACAATAAACCCAATAATTAGTTGATTAAAGGTCCAATCCTTACCGTCATACCATTTTTCTCCGTAGCCAGTTATAAGTGAACGTTCCTGAAGTCCATTAATTTTTTCTTCTTCATTAATAAAAATATTTTTTAAATTTATGGCTTCTTGGTTTGTCATAGCACCAGAGATATAAAGTGTTCCAGGCACATTTTCAGGTGGATCTTCTGGAAAAGCATATTCGTATTTATTTGGGTATTGTGACATAAAAGCATTCATTGCAGCTTGCTTGGAAGTATTTCCAATATCAACATGAGAACGTACATCTAATACTTGGTCATAGAATTCAGTCGCTTCACTAGCAGAGATGTTATTAAATACTGCTTTTAATCCAGTTCTTAGTGCTATTACAATTTCGTTAGGATATCCGTAGTATAAAAGATTATTTAGGTTAACCCCATGTTTTTGGACTAGCAGATTGAGCATTTCTAATGAATAGGTATCATTATATTTTACATAATTCATTAAGTGGTCCATCACAAACCTAGGCCATTCTTTTTGTTCAGTAAGGTTTATATTTGAGCCACGACCAGGAAATTCTTGTGTGGAGTTTTGTCTGATGGAAGTAAGTGCTTTGATTGTTTGTTCGTTTTCTGGTGTGGGACTAAGATTATTGAGTAAATCATCTATGTTTGCTGTTGCGTTAGCTGTATAAGTTAAATAGCCATTACTGTCTTCAGTGAAGATTCCTAGCGTTCTCCAGTTGTTTGCATAGTGTGTATTAGAAAATATTTGATTAATGTGAAAGCTATCCACTTTTGTTCTAGGAAAGTGGGCATCAAGGTCTAGAGAAACATTTATTTCTCCAGTATTGTTATTTATTAGAACAACACACCAGTCCACCAAACCAAAGTTGTTAACTACTTCAGAGTTTATAAGATGTTGAGAACGTTGTAGATT comes from Candidatus Margulisiibacteriota bacterium and encodes:
- the lpxD gene encoding UDP-3-O-(3-hydroxymyristoyl)glucosamine N-acyltransferase; protein product: MKLSYIAKCIGGVLVGVDREVSTLRSLDVANEDSLTILLDKKHLNKAQVTSAAAIVADTTELSVPSIIKVAKPRAVFAKLVSLFYLQDIRVGVSKMADVSEKAVLGKDVYVDSFVKIDEGAKIGAGARIYSGVHIGKNAVVGNNTVVFANVSIYHEVIIGNNCLIHSGAVIGADGFGFEKNQLKQWDKVAQIGKVIIGNDVEIGANTCVDRGCLQDTVIMDGVKLDNLIQIAHNCFIGKHSLLSSVCAIAGSTTIGDYNLFAGDVGTAGHVKTGNDVTAMARSGITKDISDGQVVRGFPAGPQREVIKEEAVLRRLIKERMKTTSLS
- the lpxC gene encoding UDP-3-O-acyl-N-acetylglucosamine deacetylase, with the translated sequence MGFTLEQAVEIESVGIHSGQNVKMRLLPYQGGIVFVHMTTGTEIPLSIENVIPISLGTNLNKGNVWIRTIEHLCAVLWALSITDLKIELEGDEIPIADGSGKIFWDKLVAAGRKVTNTESKVLTLKEPMIRFYDNDIFLMAFPSDELTINYTINFPHVPIKAQNFIFRGRQFFESEILHCRTFGNAEDLAKLHADGKALGAGVDNCLAYDNKGFINEPRFENESVRHKILDLLGDLYASGYDVRAKIIAYKTSHNINNQFLKELLQTLG